The proteins below are encoded in one region of Streptomyces marianii:
- the pdxT gene encoding pyridoxal 5'-phosphate synthase glutaminase subunit PdxT, which produces MSTPGTPVIGVLALQGDVREHLIALAAADAAARSVRRPEELAGVDGLVIPGGESTTISKLARLFGVMEPLRERVRAGMPVYGTCAGLIMLAEKILDPRSGQETIGGIDMIVRRNAFGRQNESFESAVAVTGVEGGPVEGVFIRAPWVESVGAEVEVLAEHDGHIVAVRQGTALATSFHPELTGDHRVHALFVDMVRASRSEGARVSAP; this is translated from the coding sequence ATGAGCACACCCGGCACCCCTGTCATCGGAGTACTGGCTCTGCAGGGCGACGTACGGGAGCACCTGATCGCCCTGGCCGCGGCCGACGCCGCGGCCAGGTCGGTCCGGCGCCCCGAGGAACTCGCCGGGGTCGACGGCCTCGTCATCCCGGGCGGCGAGTCCACCACCATCTCCAAACTGGCCCGTCTCTTCGGGGTGATGGAGCCGCTGCGCGAGCGCGTGCGCGCCGGGATGCCGGTCTACGGCACCTGCGCGGGCCTGATCATGCTCGCCGAGAAGATCCTTGACCCGCGGTCGGGTCAGGAGACCATCGGCGGCATCGACATGATCGTGCGCCGCAACGCCTTCGGTCGCCAGAACGAGTCCTTCGAGTCGGCGGTCGCGGTCACGGGCGTCGAGGGCGGTCCCGTGGAGGGCGTCTTCATCCGCGCCCCGTGGGTCGAGTCCGTCGGCGCCGAGGTCGAGGTGCTCGCCGAGCACGACGGCCACATCGTCGCCGTCCGCCAGGGCACCGCGCTGGCCACGTCGTTCCACCCGGAGCTGACCGGGGATCACCGTGTGCACGCCCTGTTCGTCGACATGGTGCGCGCCTCGCGATCAGAAGGTGCACGCGTCAGCGCTCCGTGA
- the ruvA gene encoding Holliday junction branch migration protein RuvA, whose amino-acid sequence MIAFVSGPVAALAPTTAVIEVGGVGMAVQCTPDTLSGLRVGQEARLATSLVVREDSLTLYGFADDDERQVFELLQTASGVGPRLAQAMLAVHSPDALRRAVATGDEKALTAVPGIGRKGAQKLLLELKDRLGDPTGSPGRAVGAPVTQSWRDQLHAALIGLGYATREADEAVTAVTPQAEAAAGEPQIGPLLKSALQTLNRTR is encoded by the coding sequence ATGATCGCCTTTGTGAGCGGCCCGGTCGCCGCCCTCGCCCCGACCACCGCCGTGATCGAGGTCGGCGGCGTCGGCATGGCCGTCCAGTGCACACCCGACACCCTGTCCGGGCTGAGAGTGGGTCAGGAGGCGCGGCTCGCCACGTCGTTGGTGGTCCGCGAGGACTCCCTGACGTTGTACGGCTTCGCCGACGACGACGAGCGGCAGGTCTTCGAGTTGCTCCAGACCGCGAGCGGCGTCGGACCCCGGCTGGCACAGGCGATGCTCGCGGTGCACAGCCCGGACGCGCTGCGGCGTGCGGTGGCCACGGGTGACGAGAAGGCGCTCACGGCCGTCCCCGGCATCGGGAGGAAGGGCGCCCAGAAGCTGCTGCTCGAGCTCAAGGACCGCCTCGGCGACCCGACAGGGTCCCCCGGCCGTGCCGTCGGCGCCCCCGTCACCCAGTCCTGGCGCGACCAGTTGCACGCCGCGCTGATCGGACTCGGCTACGCCACCCGCGAGGCCGACGAGGCGGTCACCGCCGTCACCCCGCAGGCGGAGGCGGCGGCGGGCGAGCCCCAGATCGGCCCGCTGCTCAAGTCCGCCCTCCAGACGCTGAACCGCACCCGCTGA
- a CDS encoding glycosyltransferase family 4 protein, whose amino-acid sequence MRIGIVCPYSWDVPGGVQFHIRDLAEHLIGLGHEVSVLAPADDDTPLPPYVVSAGRAVPVPYNGSVARLNFGFLSAARVRRWLHDGTFDVIHIHEPASPSLGLLSCWAAQGPIVATFHTSNPRSRAMIAAYPILQPALEKINARIAVSEYARRTLVEHLGGDAVVIPNGVDVDFFAKAEPKAEWQGGGATGEGKGGTLGFIGRIDEPRKGLPVLMKALPRILQARPDTRLLVAGRGDEEEAVESLPAAMREHVEFLGMVSDEDKARLLRSVDVYVAPNTGGESFGIILVEALSAGAPVLASDLDAFAQVLDQGAAGELFANEDAGALADAAIRLLGSPSRRAELSARGSAHVRRFDWSTVGADILAVYETVTDGAASVAADERPGGLMARFGLARD is encoded by the coding sequence GTGAGGATCGGGATCGTCTGCCCCTACTCGTGGGACGTCCCCGGCGGCGTCCAGTTCCACATCCGCGACCTCGCGGAGCATCTGATCGGACTGGGCCACGAGGTCTCCGTCCTCGCCCCGGCCGACGACGACACCCCGCTGCCGCCGTACGTCGTGTCGGCGGGCCGTGCCGTGCCCGTGCCGTACAACGGCTCGGTCGCCCGGCTCAACTTCGGCTTCCTCTCCGCGGCCCGGGTGCGGCGCTGGCTGCACGACGGCACCTTCGACGTGATCCACATCCACGAGCCGGCCTCGCCGTCCCTGGGGCTGCTGTCCTGCTGGGCGGCCCAGGGGCCGATCGTGGCGACCTTCCACACGTCCAACCCGCGCTCGCGGGCGATGATCGCCGCGTACCCGATCCTCCAGCCCGCCCTGGAGAAGATCAACGCTCGGATCGCGGTCAGCGAGTACGCCCGGCGCACGCTCGTGGAGCACCTCGGCGGCGACGCCGTGGTCATCCCCAACGGCGTCGACGTCGACTTCTTCGCGAAGGCCGAGCCGAAGGCGGAGTGGCAGGGTGGGGGTGCCACCGGCGAAGGCAAGGGGGGGACCCTGGGGTTCATCGGGCGCATCGACGAGCCCCGCAAGGGCCTGCCCGTCCTGATGAAGGCCCTGCCGAGGATCCTTCAGGCCCGTCCCGACACCCGGCTGCTCGTCGCGGGGCGCGGCGACGAGGAGGAGGCCGTCGAGTCGCTCCCCGCGGCGATGCGCGAGCACGTCGAGTTCCTGGGGATGGTCAGCGACGAGGACAAGGCCCGGCTGCTGCGCAGCGTCGACGTGTACGTCGCGCCCAACACCGGTGGTGAGAGTTTCGGCATCATCCTGGTCGAGGCCCTGTCGGCCGGTGCGCCGGTACTGGCCTCGGACCTCGACGCGTTCGCCCAGGTACTGGACCAGGGCGCGGCGGGCGAGCTCTTCGCCAACGAGGACGCCGGCGCGCTGGCCGACGCCGCGATCCGGCTGCTGGGCTCGCCGTCCCGGCGCGCCGAGCTCAGCGCCCGCGGCAGCGCCCATGTGCGGCGCTTCGACTGGTCCACGGTCGGCGCGGACATCCTCGCGGTGTACGAGACGGTGACGGACGGCGCGGCCTCGGTGGCCGCGGACGAACGCCCGGGCGGGCTGATGGCGCGCTTCGGTCTGGCCCGCGACTGA
- a CDS encoding phosphatidylinositol mannoside acyltransferase, translated as MSGMPDRLTDTLYGLGWATVRKLPEPAAAALGRSIADTAWKRRGKGVLRLEANLARVVPDAGPERLAELSKAGMRSYMRYWMESFRLPSWGEERVRRSVDIENIRRLHDGMAEGRGVVLALPHLANWDLAGVWATRALGIPFTTVAERLKPETLYDRFVAYRESLGMEVLPHTGGSAFGTLARRLRAGGLVCLVADRDLSASGIEVKFFGETARMPAGPALLAQQTGALLLPVTLWYDGTSVMKGRVHPPVDIPETGTRAERTSVMTQALADAFATGIADHPEDWHMLQRLWLSDLEDRGDTREFRT; from the coding sequence ATGAGCGGCATGCCGGACCGGCTGACGGACACGCTGTACGGGCTGGGCTGGGCGACGGTCAGGAAGCTCCCGGAGCCCGCCGCCGCCGCGCTCGGACGCTCCATCGCCGACACCGCGTGGAAGCGGCGCGGGAAGGGCGTGCTGCGGCTGGAGGCCAACCTGGCCCGGGTGGTGCCCGACGCCGGACCGGAGCGGCTCGCCGAACTGTCCAAAGCCGGGATGCGCTCGTACATGCGCTACTGGATGGAGTCCTTCCGGCTCCCGTCCTGGGGCGAGGAGCGCGTGCGCCGGAGCGTGGACATCGAGAACATCCGGCGCCTGCACGACGGCATGGCCGAGGGCAGGGGCGTCGTCCTGGCGCTGCCGCACCTGGCGAACTGGGACCTGGCGGGGGTCTGGGCGACCCGTGCGCTCGGCATACCGTTCACCACCGTCGCGGAGCGGCTGAAGCCGGAGACCCTGTACGACCGGTTCGTCGCCTACCGCGAGTCCCTCGGCATGGAGGTACTGCCGCACACCGGCGGCTCCGCCTTCGGCACCCTGGCCCGGCGGCTGCGCGCCGGCGGACTCGTCTGCCTGGTCGCCGACCGCGACCTGTCCGCCTCGGGCATCGAGGTGAAGTTCTTCGGCGAGACGGCCAGGATGCCCGCGGGACCCGCGCTGCTCGCCCAGCAGACCGGCGCGCTGCTGCTGCCGGTGACCCTCTGGTACGACGGGACGTCCGTCATGAAGGGGCGGGTCCATCCGCCCGTCGACATACCCGAGACAGGTACCAGGGCCGAGAGGACGTCCGTGATGACACAGGCGCTGGCCGACGCCTTCGCCACCGGAATCGCCGACCACCCGGAGGACTGGCACATGCTGCAGCGGTTGTGGCTCTCGGACCTGGAGGACCGGGGCGACACGAGGGAGTTCCGGACGTGA
- the ruvC gene encoding crossover junction endodeoxyribonuclease RuvC gives MRVLGVDPGLTRCGIGVVEGVAGRPLTMLGVGVVRTSADAEIGDRLVAVERGIEEWLDAYRPELVAVERVFSQHNVRTVMGTAQASAVAMLCAARRGLPVALHTPSEVKASVTGSGRADKGQVGAMVTRLLRLDAPPKPADAADALALAICHIWRAPAQNRLQRAVAAHHATKGRTA, from the coding sequence GTGCGTGTGCTGGGGGTGGACCCGGGGCTGACCCGGTGCGGCATCGGTGTCGTCGAGGGCGTCGCGGGCCGTCCGCTGACGATGCTCGGCGTCGGCGTGGTCCGCACTTCCGCGGACGCGGAGATCGGCGACCGGCTCGTCGCCGTCGAACGCGGGATCGAGGAGTGGCTGGACGCGTACCGGCCCGAACTGGTCGCGGTCGAGCGGGTGTTCAGCCAGCACAACGTCCGCACGGTCATGGGTACGGCCCAGGCCAGCGCCGTCGCCATGCTGTGCGCGGCCCGCCGCGGACTGCCCGTCGCCCTGCACACCCCGAGCGAGGTCAAGGCGTCCGTCACCGGCAGCGGCCGCGCCGACAAGGGGCAGGTGGGCGCAATGGTGACCCGGCTGCTGCGGCTGGACGCCCCGCCGAAGCCGGCCGACGCCGCCGACGCCCTCGCCCTCGCCATCTGCCACATCTGGCGGGCGCCCGCGCAGAACCGCCTGCAGCGGGCGGTCGCCGCCCACCACGCGACGAAAGGCCGTACCGCATGA
- the ruvB gene encoding Holliday junction branch migration DNA helicase RuvB, protein MNWDDTAPPTADAADGRLVGASADGEDQAVEAALRPKSLDEFVGQERVREQLDLVLKAALARGATADHVLLSGAPGLGKTTLSMIIAAEMGAPIRITSGPAIQHAGDLAAILSSLQEGEVLFLDEIHRMSRPAEEMLYMAMEDFRVDVIVGKGPGATAIPLELPPFTLVGATTRAGLLPPPLRDRFGFTAHMEFYEPAELERVVHRSAQLLDVAVDTDGAAEIAGRSRGTPRIANRLLRRVRDYAQVKEDGRVTREIAAAALAVYEVDGRGLDRLDRAVLKALLKLFGGGPVGLSTLAVAVGEERETVEEVAEPFLVREGLLARTPRGRVATPAAWAHLGLVPPRQGSGASGQQGLFGT, encoded by the coding sequence GTGAACTGGGACGACACCGCACCGCCGACCGCCGACGCCGCCGACGGCAGGCTCGTCGGGGCCTCCGCCGACGGCGAGGACCAGGCCGTGGAGGCGGCCCTGCGGCCGAAGTCGCTGGACGAGTTCGTCGGTCAGGAGCGCGTACGCGAACAACTCGACCTCGTTCTGAAGGCGGCGCTCGCTCGCGGCGCCACCGCCGACCACGTCCTGCTCTCCGGAGCCCCCGGGCTCGGCAAGACCACGCTCTCCATGATCATCGCGGCCGAGATGGGTGCCCCGATCAGGATCACCAGCGGCCCGGCCATCCAGCACGCGGGAGACCTCGCCGCCATCCTCTCCTCCCTCCAGGAGGGCGAGGTGCTGTTCCTCGACGAGATCCACCGGATGTCCCGGCCCGCCGAGGAGATGCTCTACATGGCCATGGAGGACTTCCGCGTCGACGTGATCGTCGGCAAGGGGCCCGGCGCCACCGCCATCCCGCTGGAACTGCCTCCGTTCACCCTGGTCGGCGCCACCACCCGGGCCGGACTGCTGCCCCCGCCGCTGCGCGACCGCTTCGGCTTCACCGCGCACATGGAGTTCTACGAACCCGCCGAGCTCGAGCGCGTCGTCCACCGCTCCGCCCAGCTCCTGGACGTGGCGGTCGACACGGACGGAGCGGCGGAGATCGCCGGGCGCTCCCGCGGCACGCCGCGCATCGCCAACCGGCTGCTGCGTCGCGTCCGCGACTACGCCCAGGTCAAGGAGGACGGCCGGGTCACCCGAGAGATCGCAGCGGCCGCCCTCGCGGTGTACGAGGTGGACGGCCGCGGCCTCGACCGGCTCGACCGCGCGGTGCTCAAGGCGCTCCTCAAGCTGTTCGGTGGCGGCCCGGTCGGCCTGTCGACCCTGGCCGTGGCCGTGGGGGAGGAGCGGGAGACCGTCGAGGAGGTCGCGGAGCCCTTCCTGGTCCGGGAGGGCCTGCTGGCCCGCACCCCGCGGGGCCGCGTGGCGACGCCGGCGGCATGGGCGCACCTCGGCCTGGTGCCGCCCCGGCAGGGCTCCGGTGCGAGCGGACAACAGGGTCTGTTCGGGACGTGA
- the yajC gene encoding preprotein translocase subunit YajC, with protein MDIVTLLPFIVLIGAMFLMTRSAKKKQQAAVNMRNQMQPGTGVRTIGGLYATVKDVNDDTVLLEAAPGVHLVFAKNAIGAVLEDAEYNRIVHGDGEDDLKSDTPIVPDDASSLTDAGAADAAQDAKIDLGKKDEADDAESAPEAKDAKGDDKSGGDTDAK; from the coding sequence GTGGATATCGTGACCCTCCTCCCGTTCATCGTGCTCATCGGGGCCATGTTCCTGATGACCCGCTCCGCCAAGAAGAAGCAGCAGGCGGCGGTGAACATGCGGAACCAGATGCAGCCCGGCACCGGCGTCCGGACCATCGGCGGCCTCTACGCCACGGTCAAGGACGTCAACGACGACACGGTCCTCCTCGAGGCCGCCCCCGGCGTGCACCTCGTATTCGCCAAGAACGCCATCGGGGCCGTTCTGGAGGACGCCGAGTACAACCGGATCGTGCACGGCGACGGGGAAGACGACCTCAAGAGCGACACGCCGATCGTGCCGGACGACGCCTCCTCGCTGACCGACGCGGGTGCTGCCGACGCCGCCCAGGATGCCAAGATCGACCTCGGCAAGAAGGACGAGGCGGACGACGCCGAGTCGGCGCCGGAGGCCAAGGACGCCAAGGGCGACGACAAGAGCGGCGGCGACACCGACGCGAAGTAG
- the pdxS gene encoding pyridoxal 5'-phosphate synthase lyase subunit PdxS: MRSIVSSTFSNSPQAPETGTARVKRGMAEQLKGGVIMDVVTPDQAKIAEDAGAVAVMALERVPADIRKDGGVARMSDPDMIEGIIEAVSIPVMAKSRIGHFVEAQVLQSLGVDYIDESEVLTPADEVNHSDKWAFTTPFVCGATNLGEALRRIAEGAAMIRSKGEAGTGNVVEAVRHLRQIKNEIARLRGFDNNELYAAAKELRAPYELVAEVARLGKLPVVLFSAGGVATPADAALMRQLGAEGVFVGSGIFKSGDPAKRAAAIVKATTFYDDPKIIADASRNLGEAMVGINCDTLPEAERYANRGW, encoded by the coding sequence ATGAGGTCGATCGTGTCCAGCACGTTCTCCAACTCCCCGCAGGCTCCCGAGACCGGCACCGCACGTGTGAAGCGAGGCATGGCCGAGCAGCTCAAGGGCGGCGTGATCATGGACGTCGTCACGCCTGACCAGGCGAAGATCGCCGAGGACGCGGGCGCCGTGGCCGTCATGGCCCTGGAGCGCGTTCCCGCCGACATCCGCAAGGACGGCGGCGTGGCCCGGATGTCCGACCCGGACATGATCGAGGGCATCATCGAGGCCGTCTCGATCCCGGTGATGGCCAAGTCCCGCATCGGCCACTTCGTCGAGGCCCAGGTCCTGCAGTCGCTCGGTGTGGACTACATCGACGAGTCCGAGGTGCTCACCCCGGCCGACGAGGTCAACCACTCCGACAAGTGGGCCTTCACCACCCCCTTCGTCTGCGGCGCCACCAACCTGGGCGAGGCCCTGCGCCGGATCGCCGAGGGCGCGGCCATGATCCGCTCCAAGGGCGAGGCCGGCACCGGCAACGTCGTCGAGGCCGTCCGCCACCTGCGCCAGATCAAGAACGAGATCGCCCGCCTGCGCGGCTTCGACAACAACGAGCTGTACGCCGCCGCCAAGGAGCTGCGCGCCCCGTACGAGCTCGTCGCCGAGGTCGCCCGGCTCGGCAAGCTGCCGGTCGTCCTCTTCTCCGCCGGTGGTGTCGCCACCCCCGCCGACGCCGCGCTGATGCGCCAGCTCGGCGCAGAGGGCGTCTTCGTCGGCTCCGGCATCTTCAAGTCCGGCGACCCGGCCAAGCGTGCCGCGGCCATCGTGAAGGCCACCACCTTCTACGACGACCCCAAGATCATCGCGGACGCCTCCCGCAACCTCGGCGAGGCCATGGTCGGTATCAACTGCGACACCCTGCCCGAGGCCGAGCGCTACGCGAACCGCGGCTGGTAA
- the secD gene encoding protein translocase subunit SecD — protein sequence MAAPKKGRKAPGGQGKPGRTLALMLIVMAGLVGGMFWSGDTTPRLGIDLAGGTTITLKAEAEPGKESAVNETNMNTAVGIIERRVNGLGVSEAEVQTQGKENIIVNIPKGTNSEQAQKLVGTTARLYFRPVLNVVPAGPANPEPTGSPSASPSGKPGEKATDGKDKATAPSSSPTTQGRAVTEALKAPSPTPSGAASDQPKAPESPNPAPTPSGAAANPELEKQFAALNCLDPKARSNAGKGAQPEQATVACGKNSVGGWEKYLLGPAEVDGKDVDDAKGVLDPQRGIWIVQMDFTGAGSKKFAKITGKLSQQPSPMNQFAIVLDGEVVSAPQVNQTLSASAEISGNFDQESAQDLGNILSYGALPLSFDVETVTTVTPALGGEQLKAGLIAGAIGLALVVIYLVVYYRGLSLVALLSLLASAILTYALMSLLGPAIGFALNLPAVCGAIVAIGITADSFIVYFERIRDEIREGRTLRPAVERAWPRARRTILVSDFVSFLAAAVLFIVTVGKVQGFAFTLGLTTLLDVVVVFFFTKPLMTLLARTKFFASGHPWSGLDPKRLGAKPPLRRSRRVSAPVDPKEA from the coding sequence GTGGCAGCACCGAAGAAGGGCCGAAAGGCGCCGGGGGGTCAGGGGAAGCCTGGGCGTACCCTCGCGCTGATGCTGATTGTCATGGCCGGTCTCGTCGGCGGGATGTTCTGGTCCGGGGACACCACGCCGCGACTCGGTATCGACCTCGCGGGCGGTACGACGATCACGCTCAAGGCGGAGGCGGAGCCCGGCAAGGAGAGCGCGGTCAACGAGACCAACATGAACACGGCGGTCGGCATCATCGAGCGTCGTGTCAATGGTCTGGGTGTCTCCGAGGCCGAGGTCCAGACCCAGGGCAAAGAGAACATCATCGTCAACATCCCCAAGGGTACGAACTCGGAGCAGGCCCAGAAGCTGGTCGGCACGACCGCGCGACTGTACTTCCGCCCCGTGCTCAACGTGGTGCCCGCCGGCCCGGCGAATCCCGAGCCCACCGGCAGCCCGAGCGCCTCGCCGTCCGGCAAGCCCGGTGAGAAGGCGACCGACGGCAAGGACAAGGCCACCGCGCCGAGCAGCAGCCCGACCACGCAGGGCCGTGCCGTCACCGAGGCGCTGAAGGCGCCCTCGCCGACGCCGAGCGGCGCCGCCTCGGACCAGCCGAAGGCTCCGGAGAGCCCGAACCCGGCGCCCACGCCCAGCGGAGCCGCCGCCAATCCGGAGCTGGAGAAGCAGTTCGCCGCCCTGAACTGCCTCGACCCGAAGGCACGCTCCAACGCGGGCAAGGGTGCCCAGCCCGAGCAGGCCACCGTCGCCTGTGGCAAGAACAGTGTCGGTGGCTGGGAGAAGTACCTGCTCGGCCCGGCCGAGGTCGACGGCAAGGACGTCGACGACGCCAAGGGCGTGCTGGACCCGCAGCGCGGCATCTGGATCGTGCAGATGGACTTCACGGGCGCCGGCTCGAAGAAGTTCGCGAAGATCACCGGCAAGCTCTCGCAGCAGCCGTCGCCGATGAACCAGTTCGCGATCGTGCTCGACGGTGAGGTCGTCTCGGCGCCTCAGGTCAACCAGACCCTCAGCGCCAGCGCCGAGATCTCGGGCAACTTCGACCAGGAGTCGGCACAGGACCTCGGCAACATCCTGTCCTACGGTGCGCTCCCGTTGAGCTTCGACGTGGAGACCGTCACCACCGTGACGCCCGCGCTCGGTGGCGAGCAGCTCAAGGCCGGTCTCATCGCGGGCGCCATCGGCCTCGCGCTCGTCGTGATCTACCTGGTGGTCTACTACCGGGGTCTGTCGCTCGTCGCCCTGCTCAGCCTGCTGGCCTCGGCGATCCTGACCTACGCCCTGATGTCGCTGCTCGGCCCGGCCATCGGCTTCGCGCTGAACCTGCCCGCCGTCTGCGGTGCCATCGTCGCCATCGGTATCACCGCGGACTCGTTCATCGTGTACTTCGAGCGCATCCGGGACGAGATCCGCGAGGGCCGCACGCTGCGCCCCGCCGTCGAGCGCGCCTGGCCGCGTGCCCGGCGCACGATCCTCGTCTCCGACTTCGTGTCGTTCCTCGCCGCCGCGGTGCTCTTCATCGTGACCGTCGGCAAGGTACAGGGCTTCGCGTTCACGCTCGGCCTGACCACCCTGCTCGACGTGGTCGTGGTGTTCTTCTTCACCAAGCCGCTGATGACGCTCCTCGCCCGCACGAAGTTCTTCGCGAGCGGACACCCCTGGTCCGGTCTGGACCCGAAGCGACTCGGCGCCAAGCCGCCGCTGCGCCGCTCGCGCCGTGTCTCCGCCCCCGTCGACCCGAAGGAGGCGTGA
- a CDS encoding YebC/PmpR family DNA-binding transcriptional regulator yields MSGHSKWATTKHKKAVIDAKRGKLFAKLIKNIEVAARTGGADVDGNPTLFDAIQKAKKQSVPNKNIDSAVKRGAGLEAGGADYETIMYEGYGPNGVAVLIECLTDNRNRAASDVRVAMTRNGGSMADPGSVSYLFNRKGVVVLPKGELTEDDVLGAVLDAGAEEVNDLGENFEVISEATDLVAVRTALQDAGIDYDSAEADFVPTMQVELDEEGARKIFKLIDALEDSDDVQNVFANFDVSDDVMEKVDA; encoded by the coding sequence ATGTCCGGCCACTCTAAATGGGCCACGACGAAGCACAAGAAGGCCGTGATCGACGCCAAGCGCGGCAAGCTCTTCGCGAAGCTGATCAAGAACATCGAGGTTGCGGCCCGTACCGGCGGCGCCGACGTCGACGGCAACCCGACCCTCTTCGACGCCATCCAGAAGGCGAAGAAGCAGTCGGTCCCGAACAAGAACATCGACTCCGCGGTCAAGCGCGGCGCGGGCCTCGAGGCCGGCGGCGCCGACTACGAGACGATCATGTACGAGGGCTACGGTCCGAACGGTGTGGCGGTGCTCATCGAGTGCCTCACCGACAACCGCAACCGTGCCGCCTCCGACGTGCGTGTAGCGATGACCCGCAACGGCGGCTCGATGGCCGACCCCGGCTCGGTGTCCTACCTCTTCAACCGCAAGGGCGTCGTGGTGCTCCCGAAGGGCGAGCTGACCGAGGACGACGTGCTCGGCGCGGTGCTGGACGCGGGTGCCGAGGAGGTCAACGACCTGGGTGAGAACTTCGAGGTCATCAGCGAGGCCACGGACCTGGTCGCGGTCCGCACCGCGCTCCAGGACGCCGGTATCGACTACGACTCGGCCGAGGCCGACTTCGTCCCGACCATGCAGGTCGAACTGGACGAAGAGGGCGCGCGCAAGATCTTCAAGCTGATCGACGCGCTGGAGGACAGCGACGACGTGCAGAACGTCTTCGCCAACTTCGACGTCTCGGACGACGTCATGGAGAAGGTCGACGCCTGA
- the pgsA gene encoding phosphatidylinositol phosphate synthase, giving the protein MLNKYARAFFTRVLTPFAAFLLRRGVSPDAVTLVGTAGVVAGALVFFPRGEFFWGTIVITLFVFSDLVDGNMARQAGVSSRWGAFLDSTLDRVADSAIFGGFALWYAGKGDDNVLCAVAIFCLASGQVVSYTKARGESIGLPVAVNGLVERAERLVISLVAAGLAGLHAFGVPGVDVLLPVALWIVAAGSVVTLAQRVVTVRREAAEADAPTPGGGPPQGPSHGTTQGTSQGSEA; this is encoded by the coding sequence ATGCTGAACAAGTACGCGCGTGCGTTCTTCACGCGTGTCCTCACACCGTTCGCCGCGTTTCTGCTACGCCGCGGAGTGAGCCCCGACGCGGTGACCCTCGTCGGCACGGCCGGAGTGGTCGCGGGCGCGCTGGTCTTCTTCCCCCGCGGAGAGTTCTTCTGGGGGACGATCGTCATCACCCTGTTCGTCTTCTCCGACCTCGTCGACGGCAACATGGCCCGTCAGGCCGGAGTCTCCAGCCGCTGGGGCGCCTTCCTGGACTCCACGCTCGACCGGGTCGCGGACAGCGCCATCTTCGGCGGCTTCGCCCTCTGGTACGCCGGCAAGGGCGACGACAACGTGCTGTGCGCGGTGGCCATCTTCTGCCTCGCCAGCGGCCAGGTCGTCTCGTACACCAAGGCACGGGGCGAGTCGATCGGGCTGCCGGTAGCCGTGAACGGGCTGGTGGAGCGGGCCGAGCGGCTGGTGATCTCGCTGGTCGCGGCCGGGCTCGCCGGACTCCACGCCTTCGGGGTCCCCGGTGTCGACGTACTGCTCCCCGTCGCGCTCTGGATCGTGGCCGCGGGCTCGGTGGTGACGCTGGCGCAGCGCGTGGTCACGGTGCGCCGCGAGGCGGCCGAGGCGGACGCCCCGACGCCCGGCGGCGGCCCCCCGCAGGGCCCCTCGCACGGGACCACCCAGGGCACCTCGCAGGGGAGTGAGGCATGA